CCCTGGCTAGCACTAATCTGCTGTTTCTCTATATATTTGCCCATTTTGGGTATTTCACAGAAATGGGATCAtaataatatgtggtcttttgtgactggcatctTCCAGTTAGTATAATGTTTTCCGGTTTCATGTATATAGCAGCACACagcagtacttcattctttttcttttttaaaattgaagtaaaattcatataaaatttgccattttaaagtgtataatttagtGGCCATTAGTACATTCACAACGTTGTacaattatcatcattatcaattccagaatgttttcattaccccaaaaagaaaccctgtacccttaAGCAGTcattccttctcttctccccctTAACTCCTGGTACCactaatttgttttctgtctctgtagatttgcctgttctggacatttcatataaatgggctCATACAGTAGTGCCTTTTTCTGTCTTATCTTCCTTTACTCAGCCTAATGTTTTCagagttcatctatgttgtagcatgtattggtacttcattcctctttatggccaaataatactctattgcatggatataccacattttgtttatccattcatccattgatagccATTTGGATTTACACATTTTGGTTATTAtgtaatgctgctataaacatttgtgtataagtttttgtttggacatatgttttaatttctcttgagtGTATACCTAGCTGTACACTGAGCAACTGCTGGGTCATAAGGTAACTCTGTTTAATCTTTTAAGGAACTGCCAGTTTGTTTTCCAAAGttgctgtatcattttacagtcTTACCAGAAGTATACATGGGTAACGATTTATCCACATCCATGTCAACACTTGTTGTCATCTGTCTTTGATTCtaaccatcctagtgggtgtgaagtaatatctcattgtggttttggtgtgcatttccttaatgattaatgatgctgagctgagcatcttttcttgtgcttacTGGAGAAATGTCCCTTCAGATTCTTTGactatttttaattggattattgttattattattatttttggaccagggtcttgctctgtcacccaggctataatgcagtggcgtgatcatggctcactgaagccacaacctcctgggttcaagcagtcctcctgtctcagcttcctgagtaactgggactacaggtgtgcaccaccatggccgactaattttttattttattgtagagacagggccccactatgttgcctaggctggtcttgaactcctgggctcaggcagtcctcctgcttcagcctcccaaagtgctgggattacaggtgtaagccactgtgcctggctagcaTTCTTTTTACATGCTAGATACAGGTCCCTGAAcagatatatgatatgatatgatatatgatttacaaatgatatatgacttacaaatattttctccactctgtgggttgtcttttcattttcttgataataTCCTTTaatgcacattctttttttttttttttttttttttgagacggagtctcgctctgtcgccaggctggagtgcagtggcactatctcggctcactgcaacctctgcctcctgggttcaagtgattctcctgcctcagcctcccgagtagctggggtgtgcatcaccacgcccagctaatttttgtatttttagtagagacggggtttcaccatgttggacaggatggtctcaatctcttgaccttatgatccgcccgccttggcctcccaaagtgctgggattacaggcatgagccaccgcgcctggcccacacaaaaattcttaattttgagaAAGTCCAGTtcatcctgtttttttctttcattgcttatgtttttggtgtcatatgaaataaattattgcaAAATGCCACaacttaattttagaacatttctatcatctCCCCAAAATTCCCTACATTGACTCCCTAATCCTACCCCAGGCCAATGATCtgttttcagtcttttatttatttatttatttatttatttatttagagacggagtttcactctgttgcccaggccggagtgcagtggcgtgatctctgctcactgcagcctctgcctcctgggttcaagtggttctcctgcctcagcctcccaagtagctgggactataggcatgtgccaccacgtccggctaattttttgtatttttagtggagatggggtttcactatgttagccaggctggtctcctgccctccagtgatccgcccacctcagtctcccaaagtgctgggattacaggcatgagcctggcctgttttcaatcttttttttttttttttttttttttttgagacagtcttgctctgtcgcccaggctggagtgcagtggcgtgatctcggctcactgcaacctcagcctcctgggttcaagggattctactgcctcggcctcccgagtagctgggattacaggtgtacaccacgacgcctggctaatttttgtatttttagtagagacggggtttcgccatgttggccaggatggtctcaatctcttgacctcgtgatccgcccaccttggcctcccaaacagctaggattacaggcatgagccactgtacccagcctgtttTCAGTCTTTATAagtttgtaatcctagcactttggaaggccgaggccagtggattgcctgagctcaggagttcgagaccagcctgggcaacatggtgaaaccccgtctctactaaaatacaaaaaagttagctgggcgcggtggtgtgcgcctgtaatcccagttacttgggaggctgaggtaggagaattgcttgaacccaggaggcagaggttgcagtgagccgagattgcgccactgcactccagcccgggcaacagagcgagactccgtctcaaaaaaaaaaaagtttgttggtGCACTCTTTTGCCCCTTTTCATTGCTAAATCATTGGCTTTGaccaattgatggacattttgattgttttcagtttttagctattatgaacatttttagcTACTATGAGTATTTGCAACAAATCTCAGTGTGgacgtatgttttcatttctcttgggagtATTCtttggagtggaattgctgagtcttATGGTAAATTTgtgattgacttttttttctttttttttttttgagatggagtcttgctctgtcacccaggctggagtgcagtgggggggtcttggctcactgcaagctccacttcctgggttcacgccattctcctgcctcagcctcctgagtagctgggactacaggtgcccaccacgcctggctaattttttgtatttttagtagagacggggtttcactgtgttagccaggatggtctcgatctcctgacatcgtgattcacctgccttggcctcccaaagtgctgggattacaggaataagccactgcgcctggcctatgattaactttttaagaaattgccaaacttttCTGAAGTgagtgtactattttatattcccaccagcagtgtatgaggttTCCTCAtacacatcctcaccaacacttggtataatctgtttttattgtagtcattttatgtatgtatgtgtatagtgtttttatttttatttttatttatttatttttgagacagagtctcactctgtcacccaggctggagtgcagtggcatggtctcagctcactgcaacctccgtttcccaggttcaagtgattctcatgcctcagcctcctgagtagctgggattacaggtgtctgccaccatgcccagctaatttttgtattttcagtagagacagggttttgccctgttggcttggctggtctcaaactcctggcctcaagtgatccacctgcctcagcctcccaaagtgctgggattaaaggtgtgagccaccacgcccggctgtgtGTAgcgtttttttgtttattttttgagacgaagtctcactgtgtcgcccaggctagagttcagtggcaggatctcggctcactgcaacctccaccttccgggttcaagccattctcccacctcagcttcccaagtagctgggattacaggcatgcaccaccacacctgcctaatttttgtatttttagtagagacgaggtttcaccaagttggccatgctggtctcgaactcctgacctcaagtgatccatccacctcggcctcccaaagtgctgggattacaggcataacatGGCCCAGCCCTGGCCATGTTTTTAACTGTGTTTCTCTAATAGCTAataatgctgagcatctttttatgtgtttcttaGCCATTAGTAGATCTTTTTTGGTaaaacgtctttttttttttttttggtccatcttaaaattgttttttgttttgttttgagacagggtctcactttgttgcccacgctggagtgcagtggcacaatcatggctcactgcagcttcgacatccctgagctcaggtgatcctcccagctcagtttcccgagtagatgggactacaggtgtgtgccaccatgcccagctaatttttgtattttttttgtagaggtggggttttgctatgttgcccaggcaggtcttaaacttctgaggctcaaatgatcctcccacctcagcctcccaaagtgctgggataacaggcgtgaactaccacacccagctaaaattgtttttaaaaatctttttcttgaGTTTTGGGAGTTTTTATGTGTTAGGGATACCAGTCCCTTATGAGGTATATAATTAGCAAGTagtttctcccactctgtgactgtgacctttctttttttgaggcagggtctcactctgttactcaggctggagtgcagtggtgtgatcatggctcactgcaacctggaactcctaggctcaagggctcctcccacttcagcctcccaagtagctgggtctacaggtgtgttATTGTGCCAgggttaatgttttaaattttttgtagagataatgtctctacaaaagacaccatctttgttgcctaggctggtcttgaactcctggcttcagggaatcctccagcctcagcctcccaaagtgctgggattacagcatgagccacatCCAGcctatgtcttttcttttttttttttttcttttctttctttttttttttttttttttttgagatggagtctcgctgttgcgcaggctggagtgcagtggggcgatctcggctcactgcaggctccgccccgcGGGGTtaacgcctttctcctgcctcagcctcccgagtagctgggactacaggcgcccgccacatcgcccggctaattttttgtatttttagtagagacggggtttcaccgtgttagccatgatggtctcgatctcctgacctcgtgatccgcccgcctcggcctcccaaagtgctgggattgcaggcgtgagccaccgcgcccggccccagcctATGACTTCTTAATGATGTCTTTGTAGTacaagagtttttaattttaataaagttaacttttttttttaattgttcaagCTTTTAGTGCTGTGTCTAAGAACTTGttgccaaacccaaggtcatAAAGCTGTTCTCttacgttttcttttctttttttttttttttttgagacggagtctcactctgtcacctaggctggagtgcaatggcacgatgtcggctcactgcaacctccgccacccggcttcaagcgattcttccgcctcagcctccggggtggctgggattacaggcgcacgacACCACGCcctggtaatttttgtgtttttgtagagaaggtttcaccatgttagttagtCTGTTTTacgttttcttttagaagttttatatttttggctCTTATATTTAGTTTGTGATCCATTGAGTTGATTTTATGTACGTATGTATGGTCGcgttcttttctttcctgtctttttttttttttttttgcatatggatattcaattCTCCTAGCTCCATTTAATTTGAAATGATTGGGCAGGTACTTTTGAGCAGTGCAAGTACAGAGCGGCACTGCCAGCAGACTACACGCGGTAGAAAGCCGACCTTGGTGAGCGTGTTGGTGCTCGACAGTGAGCAGAGAAAGGATGGACGATTACGGAGCGCCCTCGTTTCCAGTCACCGCTTTCTGGAAACACCGTCCGCCGGGGCGGAGCTGTTCCGCACCGGAGCCGTACTACGACTCCCAGCATGCACCTCGCAGTCGGCCCTCGGTGGAAGCGGGAACCCAGGCGGACCTGGGGGTGTGGCAGCGAGGAAGGGCCGAGCCACGGGCTGTGGGGCCGAAACTCGCTCCCGCCCACCCTTTCTCGAGGCTGTGGCCTCCGCGAGAGCCGAGCGGGCCGTACCGCCGGCCGTGCGACTGCCCCAGTCATACACGACCCCGGCTTCTAGCCCGCCTAAGCCTGTTTGGGGTTGCTGACTCGTTTCCTCCCCGAGTTTCCCGCGGGAACTAACTCTTCAAGAGGACCAACCGCAGCCCAGAGCTTCGCAGGCCCGGCCAACCAGAGGCGAGGTTGAGAGCCCGGCGGGCCGCGGGGAGAGAGCGTCCCATCTGTCCTGGAAAGCCTGGGCTGGTGGATTGGGACCCCGAGGGAAGCAGGGGAGCTCGGCGGGGTGCAGAAGTGCCCAGGCCCTTCCCCGCTGGGGTTGGGAGCTTGGGCGGGCCAGCTTCACCCTTCCTAAGTCCGCTTCTGGTCTCCGGGCCCAGCCTCGGCCACCATGTCCCGCCAGACCACCTCTGTGGGCTCCAGCTGCCTGGACCTGTGGAGGGAAAAGAATGACCGGCTCGTTCGACAGGCTAAGGTAACACGGTTGCTGGCACCCTCGGTTTGCAGCTCCAAGATCCCTGAAAGCGGGTTTGCAGTGGATTTACCCCAACCGATGGGGAGGGGCTGAGCTTGACCAAAGAGCCAGAAATGACTGGAGAATGCATCCCTTGCCACTGCTGCAAGGGGAGAAAAAAGGATTGATCCTCAGTGACAACCCCTCCCTCATGTGGCAGGTGGCTCAGAACTCCGGTCTGACTCTGAGGCGACAGCAGTTGGCTCAGGATGCACTGGAAGGGCTCAGAGGGCTCCTCCATAGTCTGCAAGGTAGGCGGGTCCTCCCCAGGATGGTCAGTTCCCCTCTTCCATAGCCAGAGACACATCCGCTCCTGCGTTTCTGGGATCGATATAATTACTCGGGGCAGGGAGTCCCGTTTAAGGCACAGAGGAGACTAGAGTGGAATCATCTTTGTACAGGCAAATAAATCGCTCTCTTCCTTACACACTCACAGAGTGGCATTTGAAAAATGGTTTCCAAGATGGTCTGATCTGGATAACTTTTTTGCCCTTTCCAGACTCTCTGTCCAAAGgttgggttcttttttttaatccttagcTAATCGGCTGGAGGGTGGGTTCTTTATTGTAGCTGTTTTGGTTGGAGTGGGGTGATCTCTGAGTTGGGATTTTATTTGGAGGATCTTCCATGGGGGAGCAGTCTGTAAGACCAACATTGTTGCTCCAGGGCTCCCTGCAGCTGTTCCTGTTCTTCCCTTGGAGCTGACTGTCACCTGCAACTTCATTATCCTGAGGGCAAGCTTGGCCCAGGGTTTCACAGAGGATCAGGCCCAGGATATCCAGCGGAGCCTAGAGAGAGGTGAGGGCCAGAGATTGTCCCTGATTCCCCTGCCAGCTTCAGTCTGGGTTTAAGTTATTGCAGGGAGATGGGAGGATAAACAACATCTGTCACCTCCATGGAGAGAGGTGCCCTTCTCTGTGCTCCTCAGACCAGGTTGAGGTATTATTATTGTGACCTTTGGGGTCCTGCAGGAGAGGAAAGCCAGAGTGTGTGGGGAGATGGAGGATGAGGTGCTACctcagctgtgtgtgtgtctatgtgtgtgtgtatactctaCAGTGCTGGAGACACAGGAGCAGCGGGGGCCCAGGTTGGAACAGGGGCTCAGGGAGCTGTGGGACTCTGTTCTTCGTGCTTCCTGCCTTCTGCCGGAGCTGCTGTCTGCCCTGCACCGCCTGGTTGGCCTGCAGGCTGCCCTCTGGTTGAGTGCTGACCGTCTTGGGGACCTGGCCTTGTTACTAGAGACCCTGAATGGCAGCCAGGTAATAGGGAAAGTGACCTGAAGCTGAGggtctcctccttccttcctcctcctttctctccagcTGCAGTAGCATCATCATGTACTGGACAGGCGGCTGGGTTGGTGGTCGGGAAACCTGGATTCTCTCTGGGACTCTTGGGTGACCTTGCCCTGGTTGGTCTCTCATTGTGGGGATTCTCTTaggagtgttttttaaaaattggacaggcatggtggctcatacctgtaatctcagcactttgggaggctgaggtaggaggatcacttgaacccaagaggtggaggcaaCAGTGAgttgtgagctatgatcacgccactgcactccagccttgcagcctgggtgacagacggagaccctgtctcaaaaaaaaaaaaaaaaaattttttttggatagGGATAGGGCTCTTGTGATCTTGCTCAAGTCACCTCTCAGCCTTAGTCTCCTTATTAGTAACTCAAATATGGTCCTTGCCCTGAGTGAGGAGGCACGCTGGAATAGATCATCACTGCCCcaggtttttcttcctttttttaattcttgCCTCATAGCTATCTATCTCTTAGAATTGGGGGAAACTACAGGCATTATGCATAGCTTCTTGCTTTGTAAGGGTAGCTGAGGCCTGTGTCCTCAAGGATCAAGAGGACCCTTGAGCTCAAGGTCTAGCCAGGATAGATGGAGATAGGAGAAGACGGGGAGGTTGTAGGCTTGGAGCTTCTGGTGGTCCTTTCCCCAGAGTGGAGCCTCTAAGGATCTGCTGTTACTTCTGAAAACTTGGAGTCCCCCAGCTGAGGAATTAGATGCTCCATTGACCCTGCAGGATGCCCAGGGATTGAAGGATGTCCTCCTGACAGCATTTGCCTACCGCCAAGGTCAGCTAGCAACCTGACTCATCTCTTCTTCCTTTAAGTGGTCCTCCAGACTCATGCCCTCTCTCTTGTCCCATTCAGTTCCATGGGCTTCTTAGACCCTTGTTCCCCATCATGACCCCTGCTCTATAGGCCTCTCCAAGCTCACACCCTGATTGTCCTCAGGTCTCCAGGAGCTGATCACAGGGAACCCAGACAAGGCACTAAGCAGCCTTCATGAAGTGGCCTCAGGCCTGTGTCCACGGCCTGTGTTGGTCCAGGTGTACACAGCACTGGGGTCCTGTCACCGTAAGATGGTAAAGACAGTCCTAGGGTGGATTGGGGAAACCACAAGCATTATGTATAGCTTTTTGCTTTGTAAGGGTAGCTGAGGCCCGTGTCCTCCTATCCCTTTAGGGAAATCCACAGAGAGCACTGTTGTACTTGGTTGCAGCCCTGAAAGAGGGATCAGCCTGGGGTCCTCCACTTCTGGAGGCCTCTAGGCTCTATCAGCAACTGGGGGACACAATAGCAGAGCTGGAGAGTCTGGAGCTGCTAGTTGAGGTAGGGAACTGCCAGGTGAAGATGTGGGGTGGAGGATTCCTGAGGTGCTTGTGATGGGGTGACTTGACTAGTCAAGATCCAAGTATAAGGAAGTATGGCTCCCAAACATTatagatacaatttttttctttctcttttaggcCTTGAATGTCCCCTGCAGTTCCAAAGCCCCGCAGTTTCTCATTGAGGTAGAATTACTACTGCCACCACCTGACCTAGCCTCACCCCTTCATTGTGGCACTCAGAGCCAGACCAAGCACATACTAGCAAGCAGGTGCCTACAGACGGGGAGGTGAGGTTCCCCTTGCTCACCTGAGCTTCTCTTCCCACTTCTGATGCCTCCCCTGGGGTGTGACTCTGCTTTTGTTCTTGTGACTTGGGGGATGAATGAGGCAGTGGCAGGACATAGGTCGCCACTCCTCAGCCTCCTACCTTGCTTCTAGACCTGAACTGAGGATTCTTCTCTAAGACATTAACCTTCTCTATCTTTGACACTCTGAAGTCTCTTCCCCAGTCCATTCTGTAACTGGGGTAGATCCATACTGAGCCAAAATTGGAGCCCTAAgaccttccctccctttctcctcctcaggGCCCATGAACATCCATCTGTTAGCTAAGAGAGAACATTCTCAGGACCCTTGCAGGTTCCCTGCTAGGGCCTAGGGTGAGGCTTATGGGCTTTTACTCCTCAGGGCAGGAGACGCTGCAGAGCATTACTTGGACCTGCTGGCCCTGTTGCTGGATAGCTCGGAGCCAAGGGTGGGTGTGTCTTCAAGCTTCTCTGCAATGGGGTAGACGGGTTGGTGTCCCCTTTGAAATACAGCAAGActgcaattttttgttttttcctctattctgtCTGTCCTGTCTGGGGGCCCAGGACTCTGCATGGTACCAGAGCCTGGTGAAGAGgttggggatggtggctcatgcctttcaAGACACTGCCTCTTCTTCCCACTCCAGttctccccacccccctcccctccAGGGCCCTGTATGCCTGAGGTGTTTTTGGAGGCAGCGGTAGCACTGATCCAGGCAGGCAGAGCCCAAGATGCCTTGACTCTATGTGAGGAGTTGCTCAGCCGCACATCATCTCTGCTACCCAAGATGTCCCGGCTGTGGGAAGATGCCAGAAAAGGAACCAAGGAACTGCCATACTGCCCACTCTGGGTCTCTGCCACCCACCTGCTTCAGGGCCAGGCCTGGGTTCAACTGGGTGCCCAAAAAGTGGCAATTAGTGAATTTAGCAGGTGAGCCCGGGGTCCTAGAGGGGGTGTGGAGGGATGATTTTCTGATTGGGACCTGAGTTGGTGAGCTCCATGTTCACCTACTCACCCTAGAGTTTCTGAAATTGATTCCTCTTCACCCCTGTTCTGTGTCCTACTTCAGGTGCCTCGAGCTGCTCTTCCAGGCCACACCTGAGGAAAAAGAACAAGGTGATCTAAACTTTCAGTTTTCCTCTTACCTCCTGGAAGTGGTAGTGGTGGAAGTGGGTTCCCTTTAATGTGTCCCAGCCCACCAGGAGACTTAAGAGAAAGGGACTGTggacacaagaagaaatagaggaTTTGGGGTTTTGGTGACTGTGAGGCTGGGAAGACACTTCGTGACTTTGGGAGTGGTCCCCAGGGGCAGCTTTCAACTGTGAGCAGGGATGTAAGTCAGATGCGGCACTGCAGCAGCTTCGGGCAGCCGCCCTAATTAGTCGTGGACTGGAATGGGTAGCCAGCGGCCAGGATACCAAAGCCTTACAGGACTTCCTCCTCAGTGTGCAGATGTGCCCAGGTATGTATACTTGCATGACATCGGCTATGCATAGATGTGCAAGGACAGAGAGGCCCATGGGAAATACTTGGGCGTAAGTGTAAGAGTGGTGTTCTCAGGAGGGGTGATTGGGGTTGTGCTATATATACCTAGGGATATATCCAGGTGTTCAAATATACACAGTGTGTATGCAGGGCTCCCAAGAGTTCCCTGGTTTCCCCGATATCCTCAGACACAAAGACCATGACTCTGCTGTTGTGGGTTGTGCAGGAGTAGGGGGCAGATGATGGACACTGGGATGGGAATGGTTGTGAATGATCTGCCCCCGCTTCCATATGTGAGTGTAGGCAAGATACTTcctctctctaggcctcagtttccctttttaTAAAACAATGCCTAAGACTATGTCAAGTTCTAAGACTCCGTACTCtgggctggggctacaggtaatCGAGATACTTACTTTCACCTGCTTCAGACTCTGAAGAGGCTAGATCGGAGGGAtgaggccactgcactctggtgGAGGCTGGAGGCCCAAACTAAGGGGTCCCATGAAGATGCTCTGTGGTGAGGCTCAGGCCTGCTGGCTTGGGGCTGAGGGGCAGTTGGTGTCCTAGAGTCCTTGGACCTATTGTGGGTGGT
This genomic window from Pan paniscus chromosome 11, NHGRI_mPanPan1-v2.0_pri, whole genome shotgun sequence contains:
- the FANCG gene encoding Fanconi anemia group G protein isoform X6, with the translated sequence MSRQTTSVGSSCLDLWREKNDRLVRQAKVAQNSGLTLRRQQLAQDALEGLRGLLHSLQGLPAAVPVLPLELTVTCNFIILRASLAQGFTEDQAQDIQRSLERVLETQEQRGPRLEQGLRELWDSVLRASCLLPELLSALHRLVGLQAALWLSADRLGDLALLLETLNGSQSGASKDLLLLLKTWSPPAEELDAPLTLQDAQGLKDVLLTAFAYRQGLQELITGNPDKALSSLHEVASGLCPRPVLVQVYTALGSCHRKMGNPQRALLYLVAALKEGSAWGPPLLEASRLYQQLGDTIAELESLELLVEALNVPCSSKAPQFLIEVELLLPPPDLASPLHCGTQSQTKHILASRAGDAAEHYLDLLALLLDSSEPRFSPPPSPPGPCMPEVFLEAAVALIQAGRAQDALTLCEELLSRTSSLLPKMSRLWEDARKGTKELPYCPLWVSATHLLQGQAWVQLGAQKVAISEFSRCLELLFQATPEEKEQGAAFNCEQGCKSDAALQQLRAAALISRGLEWVASGQDTKALQDFLLSVQMCPGLSPCT
- the FANCG gene encoding Fanconi anemia group G protein isoform X5, producing MSRQTTSVGSSCLDLWREKNDRLVRQAKVAQNSGLTLRRQQLAQDALEGLRGLLHSLQGLPAAVPVLPLELTVTCNFIILRASLAQGFTEDQAQDIQRSLERVLETQEQRGPRLEQGLRELWDSVLRASCLLPELLSALHRLVGLQAALWLSADRLGDLALLLETLNGSQSGASKDLLLLLKTWSPPAEELDAPLTLQDAQGLKDVLLTAFAYRQGLQELITGNPDKALSSLHEVASGLCPRPVLVQVYTALGSCHRKMGNPQRALLYLVAALKEGSAWGPPLLEASRLYQQLGDTIAELESLELLVEALNVPCSSKAPQFLIEVELLLPPPDLASPLHCGTQSQTKHILASRCLQTGRAGDAAEHYLDLLALLLDSSEPRFSPPPSPPGPCMPEVFLEAAVALIQAGRAQDALTLCEELLSRTSSLLPKMSRLWEDARKGTKELPYCPLWVSATHLLQGQAWVQLGAQKVAISEFSRCLELLFQATPEEKEQGAAFNCEQGCKSDAALQQLRAAALISRGLEWVASGQDTKALQDFLLSVQMCPGLSPCT
- the FANCG gene encoding Fanconi anemia group G protein isoform X1; its protein translation is MSRQTTSVGSSCLDLWREKNDRLVRQAKVAQNSGLTLRRQQLAQDALEGLRGLLHSLQGLPAAVPVLPLELTVTCNFIILRASLAQGFTEDQAQDIQRSLERVLETQEQRGPRLEQGLRELWDSVLRASCLLPELLSALHRLVGLQAALWLSADRLGDLALLLETLNGSQSGASKDLLLLLKTWSPPAEELDAPLTLQDAQGLKDVLLTAFAYRQGLQELITGNPDKALSSLHEVASGLCPRPVLVQVYTALGSCHRKMGNPQRALLYLVAALKEGSAWGPPLLEASRLYQQLGDTIAELESLELLVEALNVPCSSKAPQFLIEVELLLPPPDLASPLHCGTQSQTKHILASRCLQTGRAGDAAEHYLDLLALLLDSSEPRFSPPPSPPGPCMPEVFLEAAVALIQAGRAQDALTLCEELLSRTSSLLPKMSRLWEDARKGTKELPYCPLWVSATHLLQGQAWVQLGAQKVAISEFSRCLELLFQATPEEKEQGAAFNCEQGCKSDAALQQLRAAALISRGLEWVASGQDTKALQDFLLSVQMCPGNRDTYFHLLQTLKRLDRRDEATALWWRLEAQTKGSHEDALWSLPLYLESYLSWIRPSDRDAFLEEFRTSLPKSCDL
- the FANCG gene encoding Fanconi anemia group G protein isoform X4, with the protein product MSRQTTSVGSSCLDLWREKNDRLVRQAKVAQNSGLTLRRQQLAQDALEGLRGLLHSLQGLPAAVPVLPLELTVTCNFIILRASLAQGFTEDQAQDIQRSLERVLETQEQRGPRLEQGLRELWDSVLRASCLLPELLSALHRLVGLQAALWLSADRLGDLALLLETLNGSQSGASKDLLLLLKTWSPPAEELDAPLTLQDAQGLKDVLLTAFAYRQGLQELITGNPDKALSSLHEVASGLCPRPVLVQVYTALGSCHRKMGNPQRALLYLVAALKEGSAWGPPLLEASRLYQQLGDTIAELESLELLVEALNVPCSSKAPQFLIEVELLLPPPDLASPLHCGTQSQTKHILASRAGDAAEHYLDLLALLLDSSEPRMSRLWEDARKGTKELPYCPLWVSATHLLQGQAWVQLGAQKVAISEFSRCLELLFQATPEEKEQGAAFNCEQGCKSDAALQQLRAAALISRGLEWVASGQDTKALQDFLLSVQMCPGNRDTYFHLLQTLKRLDRRDEATALWWRLEAQTKGSHEDALWSLPLYLESYLSWIRPSDRDAFLEEFRTSLPKSCDL
- the FANCG gene encoding Fanconi anemia group G protein isoform X3, which encodes MSRQTTSVGSSCLDLWREKNDRLVRQAKVAQNSGLTLRRQQLAQDALEGLRGLLHSLQGLPAAVPVLPLELTVTCNFIILRASLAQGFTEDQAQDIQRSLERVLETQEQRGPRLEQGLRELWDSVLRASCLLPELLSALHRLVGLQAALWLSADRLGDLALLLETLNGSQSGASKDLLLLLKTWSPPAEELDAPLTLQDAQGLKDVLLTAFAYRQGLQELITGNPDKALSSLHEVASGLCPRPVLVQVYTALGSCHRKMGNPQRALLYLVAALKEGSAWGPPLLEASRLYQQLGDTIAELESLELLVEALNVPCSSKAPQFLIEVELLLPPPDLASPLHCGTQSQTKHILASRCLQTGRAGDAAEHYLDLLALLLDSSEPRMSRLWEDARKGTKELPYCPLWVSATHLLQGQAWVQLGAQKVAISEFSRCLELLFQATPEEKEQGAAFNCEQGCKSDAALQQLRAAALISRGLEWVASGQDTKALQDFLLSVQMCPGNRDTYFHLLQTLKRLDRRDEATALWWRLEAQTKGSHEDALWSLPLYLESYLSWIRPSDRDAFLEEFRTSLPKSCDL
- the FANCG gene encoding Fanconi anemia group G protein isoform X2; the encoded protein is MSRQTTSVGSSCLDLWREKNDRLVRQAKVAQNSGLTLRRQQLAQDALEGLRGLLHSLQGLPAAVPVLPLELTVTCNFIILRASLAQGFTEDQAQDIQRSLERVLETQEQRGPRLEQGLRELWDSVLRASCLLPELLSALHRLVGLQAALWLSADRLGDLALLLETLNGSQSGASKDLLLLLKTWSPPAEELDAPLTLQDAQGLKDVLLTAFAYRQGLQELITGNPDKALSSLHEVASGLCPRPVLVQVYTALGSCHRKMGNPQRALLYLVAALKEGSAWGPPLLEASRLYQQLGDTIAELESLELLVEALNVPCSSKAPQFLIEVELLLPPPDLASPLHCGTQSQTKHILASRAGDAAEHYLDLLALLLDSSEPRFSPPPSPPGPCMPEVFLEAAVALIQAGRAQDALTLCEELLSRTSSLLPKMSRLWEDARKGTKELPYCPLWVSATHLLQGQAWVQLGAQKVAISEFSRCLELLFQATPEEKEQGAAFNCEQGCKSDAALQQLRAAALISRGLEWVASGQDTKALQDFLLSVQMCPGNRDTYFHLLQTLKRLDRRDEATALWWRLEAQTKGSHEDALWSLPLYLESYLSWIRPSDRDAFLEEFRTSLPKSCDL